DNA sequence from the Parasphaerochaeta coccoides DSM 17374 genome:
GATGGATTGGATGGAGTCCCGCTGGAAAAGGAACTGGAACAAACCGACTGCTACATCCAACTCCAGCAGATACGTTTCCGTGATTCTTTCACCTTCACGTGTGATGTGGACAGTACTCTGCGGGACGTCCTGGTTCCCAGCATGTTCTTTCAGCCAATTTTGGAGAACTCCTTCAATCATGGTTTCGTCGAAGGTCGGATGCTGGTAATTTCCCTGAGAGCCGAAAGCCTGGGAGAAAATGTCCTGTTCACTATCTCCAACAACGGTAATCCCTTGTCGACACAGGAACTTGAGCGTCTTAACAAGGACAATTATGATGCCCTTAAGAAAAGAACTTCCCTCGGTTTGCAGAACATCCGCAACCGATTGGAACTTTTCTCCCAGAGGAAAGGGAGAATGGTCATCTCCAGTGATGGCAGGCAGGGCATGTCGGTCAGCATACTCCTGCAACAAAGACGGTCAGTTTTTCATGCCGGTGGTGGCGATTCCTTCGACGAAGTACTTCTGGGCGGAGAAGAACAGAATCACCGGCGGCAAGATGGAGAGCAGGCTCATCGCCATGATCTGGTTCCAGTCGAACTCGGCGGAAATGTCCATTGTCATTCTCAAACCTAACGCTACAGGATATTTCGCGACACTGCTGATATAAATTAGAGCGTTGAAGAATTCATTCCATGTCCAGACGAACTGGAAGACGATTACCGAAAACATCGCCGACTTGCATAATGGAAGCAGCAGGTCTTTGAGAATCACAAAACTGTTACACCCATCAAGTTTCCCGGACTCATCAATTTCAAGCGGCAGGCCACGGAAGAATTGTACCATCATGAAATTGAAGAATGGAAAGCATCCCAGCAATGCCGGGACGATGAACGGCAAATATGAATCCAACCAGCCAAGCTCGCGGAAAAAAATGTACCGAGGAATGATGATTACCGTCGCTGGCAGCATCATCGTGGAAAGCATGACGATGAAAAGGATCTTCTTCAGCGGGAAATTGAAACGGGCAAAGCCGTAGCCGACCAGCATGGAGGAAAACACTGTAAAAAGCACTGTCGGGACGACCATCAGGAACGTATTGATGAAAAAAGTGCCAAACCCGTACTGTCCGCTGCCCTTCCAACCAGAAGCGAAAGCTCCGAACACAGGGTTCCTCGGTAACAGGGAAAGGGTGCCAAATATCTCCTCATTGCTTTTGAAGGAAGCTCCGATCATCCAGAGCAGAGGATAAACCATGATATAGGCCAGCAGGATAAGCAGGACATAGGAAGCGATCTTGGCAAAGCTATGTTTCTGTCTGATCATAGGGAATCTCCATAATGTACCCAGGAATCCGATGATTTGAAGGTCAGTCCGGTAAAGAACAGGATGATGGCGAACAATATCCACGAAAGAGCGGAAGCATAGCCCATCCTGAAAAACTTAAAACCATGGTCATAGAGCATCAGTCCATAGAGATATGTCGATTTCAACGGCCCTCCCTGGGTGATGACGAACGCCGGGGTAAAATCCTGGAAGGCGTTGATCATTTGCATGATGAGGTTGAAAAGAACAATCGAGGACAACTGAGGCAAAGTAATCTTCCAAAAAATACGCATCTTCCCCGCGCCGTCGATTCGTGCCGCCTCGTAAAGGCTTTCAGGAATCTGTTTCAAGCCCGCCAGGAAAAGAAGCATGGATGAACCGAACTGCCAGATGGTGACCAGGCTGACGGTTCCCAAGGCAAGATTCGGATCTCCAAGCCAGTCGGCTCCGGGAAGTCCGATGCTTGTGAGCAGATTGTTTAGCACCCCCTGGTTCATGAAAAGATATTTCCACAATACGGCTATGGATACACTGCCACCAAGGATGGAAGGAATGTAATAGAGCGTCCTGAACAGGTTGATTCCTTTGATTTTTTGGTTGAGGATGACTGCGATGGCCAAGGCAAAAGCTATCTTGCAGGGTACGGCTATCAGTACATATGCAGCGGTGACCTGCAAGGATTTGAGAAAGGAAAGATCCCCGCTGAATATCTTCCTGTAGTTGTCCAAGCCAACGAACTTTGGGTCTCCCAGCAACTGAAAATCAGTGAAGGAATACCAGAACGATCTGACCAAGGGCACAAGCTGGAGAACGAGAAAGCCAATGAGCCAAGGCATGATATAGATATATCCGGGGAAAGAATACTTTTTACGTATCACCATTGTCCCTCCTGATGGATAGGATAACATGCCATCCGCCCAATCATTCTCATCCATGTGGGTGGTATGTGGATGGTATTGCGGATGGCAATTCAACACAGTAATGAAATCTACAGATTGGTCAGCGTAGCCGTGAGATTTGCAATCATCTTGGCAGATGCCTGCTGCGGAGTAAGACGACCAAAACCAAATTCATCAATGACATCCTGCATGGTCTGGATGACTTCGCTGTTCATCTGCCATGAACTTTGAGGAAGCCCGGCCTGAGCTATTCCATCATTGGTAGCCTTTTCCGCCAAAGCAGTAATCTGGTTTTTCTCTGCAAGGATTCTTCTTCCGCTGACCGTGGCAGGGATTCCGCGGGCTGTGCCGAGGATTTCTATGGCTTCATGATTGGTGAAAAGATAATCCAGGACTTTGATAGCCTCGTCCTTATGCACGGAACTGTTGTTCACAACCATGATTTGTGAAGGTCTCATCAGGACGCCAGTGTTCTTTGCCCCTTCCATGACAGGTAATTGACGCGTCTCGATGTTTTTCTTATTGCCAATGGCTTTATCCATGGAACTGACCCAATCCCAGGCGGTAGCCGTTTTGCCATTAATCCATGAGGGATTCTCGTGGAATTTCTGATAGAAAAGGGATGTCTGGGAAAACGGCGCGACAATACCTTCATCGAACCATTGTTTGAAATAGGCAAATGCCTGGGTTCCCTGCTCTTCGGTAAAGGCTACCTGTTTATTGCTGTTAACGACTGCGCCAGCAAGTTGGGCAATGTAGATTTCAAACCAGTAGCGCATGATGTCCGGGCTTGCGGAACTGAAATAAGCGGCGGGGTCGTTCTGATGTATCTTGCGACCTTCGGTGATGATGTTCTCCCACGTCCATACGGTATCAGGGTCTATGCCGTTATCCGCAAGCAACGTGACATCAACAAGGAAAGTATTGACATTGATTCCGGTGGGAAGTCCCAGAAGCTTGCCATTGTAAGTGCAATAATCATTCAGGAAGTCAACATCGAATTCGTCAAGGTCGATCATCGTTCGGTCCAGGACGACAAAGACATCTCCTCTGGCTGAAAGTTCGTTGAGCCACGGCTGGTCAATCTGGATGATATCGGCAGCAGTCCTTCCGGCAATCTGGGTGACAAGTTTTTGGTAATAACCGTCCCAACCGCCATACTCGCCTTCCAGTCTGACGTTGGGATTCTCCCGTTGGTAAGCTGCCATCGCATTGAGGGTGGGCGTATGCCGGGAATCACTGCCCCACCAAGAAACGCGGAGAGTCTTTGATCCTGAATCCTTGGATGATTCTTTGCCGCCACCTGCAAACATAGTTCCCATGGTCACAAGGACGATGAGAAATAGCATAAGGTTTTTTTTCATCATGAACCTCCATTTGTTCTACCTGTACGGCTAGTCTGCTGGGGTTTCCCGCATATGGACAGTACGAGTTTCTTGACATAAAGGTATCATTTTTTGATATTTCAGACAGCAGGACACTGAATCATCACGTCCAGAAATGGAACGACATTCACTTCAGGCCGCTTTTCAGCCATAATGCCGTGGCTCGGACAGTATCTTCTACAGACCGTGGTTTATACCCCAGTTCACTGCTGGCTCTTTCATGGGAATACAATGAGTTTTCCGACAAGGTTCTCAAGGAGTACCGGGTGAACAGTGGTGTTTCACCGGTAAGTCGGTAATGAAGCTCCATGAAAGGGGTAAACAGCTTGGCAAACCACAGGGGGAGATAGAGTTTTGTCTTCCTGTTTCCTGTGGCACGGGACAAAGAGTCGAACAGTTCCTTCACTTCAACGAAGCGGTTGGAAAGAATATAACATTCCCCTCTCCTTCCTTTCTCCGCAGCCGCGATGATGCCGTTGGCGACATCCCGAACATCCACGAAGTCAAACCCACCCCGTACTCCAGCAGGCAACTTGCCCTGCACATACAGGGACATCATGTGCGTCATGTTCCCAGTCTGCAAACCATGCGGACCTATGATGCCAGAAGGATGGACGACGACCGCATCCAGATTGTCTGCCGCCGCATCAAGCACCATCTGCGTAGCCATGGCTTTGGTCTTGTCGTAGTATCCGCGAACCGCGTCAGGATTGAAATTACGTATTTCACGCATGATCTGACCATGGGGCAGCACAGGAATGGCATGGACGGAGCTGACATAGACCAGCCTACGGACATGATGGCGCAGACATGCGTCAATGATGTTCCTGGTTCCATTCACATTGACAGTTTCTACCCTCTTATCTGGCTTGCGGGATATCGTAACAATACCAGCGCAATGAATGACAATGAACCCGCTCTCCTCAGCATCCGCTGCATCAGCCTCTCCATTATCCTTAGCGAACAGCGGATCAAGGGAAGATGGATTACACACATTGCCCGCATATTCAGTCAGTAGTTCACGGTTCACGTTGATGAAAGCCGGACACGTCTCCCCCGGCAGGACAAGGGCACGTACTCCATGTCCTTGTTCCAGCAGCTTCCTGACGACATATCCGCCAAGATGCCCGGTCGCGCCAGTCACTATATACATTTTTTCACTCATGCTGTACCTCCATGATGTCCGTCTTGTTCCAATCGTTTTTCATTCGGCCTCAAACTGTTCCATCACCTTCCAAAACACCTTGAGACCGGAATCTACAGCCTGATGGGTTCCCAGGCCAAACCCTTCGGTAGATTGTTCTTCCCTTGCAATGGGAGATTTCTCCATTTAAAATATTCATACCGGTTGTCATTTAATCAACAGCATGTTCGCGAATTACCGTCATTCATCTAACATGGCACAAGACATCCGTTCGATAAAATCCAGAACGATGCCGGGAGGTATTAAAATGAAACACTCCGGGGAAAAGATTGACCGCAGGGTTCTCTACACCAAGATGATACTTAAGGAAAGTCTAGTAGAGTTGATGAAGGAAAAACCTATCGGAAAAATTACACCTACTGAACTCTGCCGCCATGCAAACATGAACCGCAATACTTTTTATTCACATTATGACAGTCCAGAAGATCTTTTGCGCAGCATTGAGGATGAACTGTACGAACAGATAAAACATTCCATCGTAAATTCCTTGTCAAAAGGAGATATTTTCTTGTTGCTGAGTGAGATATGCCAAGCAATCCATAACAATGGGGATCTCTGCTCCGTGCTTCTCTCCGAATATGGTGATAAAGATTTCTTCCGGCATCTCATTGATCTGGCTCATGATAGAACCATTGAGGAATGGAGGGCTGCGGGCATTCTCCTTGAAAAAGAAAAGGTTGAATTTCTCTATTGCTTCTCCATAAGCGGGAGCGTCGCGACAATCCAGAAATGGATACAGGACGGGATGAAGCAACGCCCGGAGGATATTGCCCGTTTCATTGAAAAAGCAACACAGCACGGTGTCCGTGGATTTGTGGGAAGATGAAGAACAGGGAGCTTCACTTTCTCCCCATCAGTCGAAAAGCAATGAAATAATTTCAGCTTGGGTTATTGTTCCGAAATACTGGGACATCGTGAATTGACCAAGGATTTTTTCCATTGTCCACCTGCTGTATTGTTCGCCGCGAAGTCGTTCTTCAATCTCAACGACATCATGGAGTCCAAGGTAATCGCCGATGAACCGGATGGAACGGATGAGTCCTTGGCCGACATCGGCGTAGGCCTCAATCTTCCCACCGGGGAAACGACGCGCGACATGGACATTGAATGCTGGTGACGCTCCATAAATCCATCCCCATGTAGAGAACCTTTCATCAGCTTCTTTCTGTACTGCTGCTTTTTGTTCTGAGGTCAGAATGATTTCAGTGTCTCTAGCCTTATCAGAAAGATAATAATGCAAGGCGTCCCAGAACTGACGGATGTCCATGTCCTTGGGAAGATGTTCGCGAATGTTGGTGACGCGGGAGCGGACGGACTTGGAACCTTTTGAGCTGATCTTGTCCGGATTCACGTTCAGGGCAGCAACCAAATCATCAAGGTTCTCATCAAACAACAGCGTGCCATGGTGCATCAGCCTGCCGTTGGCTATGCGTTGGGCGTTGCCCGATATTTTCTTGCCGTCTATCAGGATGTCGTTCCGTCCGGACAGCTCTGCCTTGACTCCCAAGGTCGCAAGGGCATCAATGACCGGCTGCACATATTTAAAGAAGTTGACGCGGGACAAGTCATCCACATTGAGGATGAAAGTGAAATTCAGGTTCCCCAAATCGTGATAGACCGCTCCCCCGCCGGAAACCCTGCGGGCTACATGGATTCCCCGTTCTTCCACGAAGGCCGAATTAATCTCCTCCAAGGTCGTCTGGTTCTTACCTATAATGATGGACGGCTCGTTTTGCCACAGGAAGAAAAAGTCCTCCTTCTCATCTATATGCTTCATGGCATACTCATCCAGAGCAAGGTTGTAATAGGGATTCACCGATGGATTCAGCAGATATCGCATATGAACGCATCCTTCTTGTCGTTTTTCCTCACAGGCACCTTACTACATGTGCTGAGGGAATGGAATGCCATCACTGCGGGTGATGGCATTCCTCTGAGACGCCTCTACTCTCCGAATGCGTACCGTACCACCGGATGACGCGCGGCCTGGACATCATCCGGCCTTCCCACAGACGTGCTGGTCGGCGCGGCATGGAGAGCATCAGGATCAGTTTTGGCCAGCTCGTGAATCTCAAGCAAATCCGCAATGGCCTTGTCAAGCGTTTCCAAAGATTCAGTCTCAACCGGCTCCACCATCAGTGCCTCATGGACTATCAGGGGAAAATACATTGTTGGAGGATGGATGCCCCGATCCTGCAAGCTCTTGGCAATGTCCATCGCCGTGACACCATACTTCTCCTTCTCTGGTTGGAGAGTCATGACAAACTCATGCATGCACAGTCCAGGATGGCTCATCGTATACGTACCTGCGAGCTTTTTCTTCATGTAGTTCGCATTAAGCACTGCGCCACGGGCGACCTCCGGAATGCCTTCCCTGCCTAAAGTCATGATATAGGACAATGCCTTCACTACCACGCCGAAATTACCATGGAAAGCATGAATACGACCTATGCTTTCCCTACCCGTTTCTGGAAGGAAGGACGACAGGAGCGCTTTGCAACCCACTGCGCCGCTTCCCGGTCCACCGCCGCCATGGGGCGTAGCAAAAGTTTTGTGGAGGTTCAGGTGAATCACATCGAAG
Encoded proteins:
- a CDS encoding carbohydrate ABC transporter permease, whose amino-acid sequence is MIRQKHSFAKIASYVLLILLAYIMVYPLLWMIGASFKSNEEIFGTLSLLPRNPVFGAFASGWKGSGQYGFGTFFINTFLMVVPTVLFTVFSSMLVGYGFARFNFPLKKILFIVMLSTMMLPATVIIIPRYIFFRELGWLDSYLPFIVPALLGCFPFFNFMMVQFFRGLPLEIDESGKLDGCNSFVILKDLLLPLCKSAMFSVIVFQFVWTWNEFFNALIYISSVAKYPVALGLRMTMDISAEFDWNQIMAMSLLSILPPVILFFSAQKYFVEGIATTGMKN
- a CDS encoding carbohydrate ABC transporter permease, whose protein sequence is MVIRKKYSFPGYIYIMPWLIGFLVLQLVPLVRSFWYSFTDFQLLGDPKFVGLDNYRKIFSGDLSFLKSLQVTAAYVLIAVPCKIAFALAIAVILNQKIKGINLFRTLYYIPSILGGSVSIAVLWKYLFMNQGVLNNLLTSIGLPGADWLGDPNLALGTVSLVTIWQFGSSMLLFLAGLKQIPESLYEAARIDGAGKMRIFWKITLPQLSSIVLFNLIMQMINAFQDFTPAFVITQGGPLKSTYLYGLMLYDHGFKFFRMGYASALSWILFAIILFFTGLTFKSSDSWVHYGDSL
- a CDS encoding ABC transporter substrate-binding protein produces the protein MKKNLMLFLIVLVTMGTMFAGGGKESSKDSGSKTLRVSWWGSDSRHTPTLNAMAAYQRENPNVRLEGEYGGWDGYYQKLVTQIAGRTAADIIQIDQPWLNELSARGDVFVVLDRTMIDLDEFDVDFLNDYCTYNGKLLGLPTGINVNTFLVDVTLLADNGIDPDTVWTWENIITEGRKIHQNDPAAYFSSASPDIMRYWFEIYIAQLAGAVVNSNKQVAFTEEQGTQAFAYFKQWFDEGIVAPFSQTSLFYQKFHENPSWINGKTATAWDWVSSMDKAIGNKKNIETRQLPVMEGAKNTGVLMRPSQIMVVNNSSVHKDEAIKVLDYLFTNHEAIEILGTARGIPATVSGRRILAEKNQITALAEKATNDGIAQAGLPQSSWQMNSEVIQTMQDVIDEFGFGRLTPQQASAKMIANLTATLTNL
- a CDS encoding NAD-dependent epimerase/dehydratase family protein translates to MSEKMYIVTGATGHLGGYVVRKLLEQGHGVRALVLPGETCPAFINVNRELLTEYAGNVCNPSSLDPLFAKDNGEADAADAEESGFIVIHCAGIVTISRKPDKRVETVNVNGTRNIIDACLRHHVRRLVYVSSVHAIPVLPHGQIMREIRNFNPDAVRGYYDKTKAMATQMVLDAAADNLDAVVVHPSGIIGPHGLQTGNMTHMMSLYVQGKLPAGVRGGFDFVDVRDVANGIIAAAEKGRRGECYILSNRFVEVKELFDSLSRATGNRKTKLYLPLWFAKLFTPFMELHYRLTGETPLFTRYSLRTLSENSLYSHERASSELGYKPRSVEDTVRATALWLKSGLK
- a CDS encoding TetR/AcrR family transcriptional regulator, with product MKHSGEKIDRRVLYTKMILKESLVELMKEKPIGKITPTELCRHANMNRNTFYSHYDSPEDLLRSIEDELYEQIKHSIVNSLSKGDIFLLLSEICQAIHNNGDLCSVLLSEYGDKDFFRHLIDLAHDRTIEEWRAAGILLEKEKVEFLYCFSISGSVATIQKWIQDGMKQRPEDIARFIEKATQHGVRGFVGR
- a CDS encoding lipoate--protein ligase; translated protein: MRYLLNPSVNPYYNLALDEYAMKHIDEKEDFFFLWQNEPSIIIGKNQTTLEEINSAFVEERGIHVARRVSGGGAVYHDLGNLNFTFILNVDDLSRVNFFKYVQPVIDALATLGVKAELSGRNDILIDGKKISGNAQRIANGRLMHHGTLLFDENLDDLVAALNVNPDKISSKGSKSVRSRVTNIREHLPKDMDIRQFWDALHYYLSDKARDTEIILTSEQKAAVQKEADERFSTWGWIYGASPAFNVHVARRFPGGKIEAYADVGQGLIRSIRFIGDYLGLHDVVEIEERLRGEQYSRWTMEKILGQFTMSQYFGTITQAEIISLLFD